From one Perca fluviatilis chromosome 10, GENO_Pfluv_1.0, whole genome shotgun sequence genomic stretch:
- the atp7a gene encoding copper-transporting ATPase 1, translating to MTQKVNLCSVSLGVEGMTCGSCVQSIEQRIGSLPGVIHIKVSLEQKNATVIFDHSQQGPESLSEAIEDMGFESSLSGSSTATPVSTDTQLIPTSGLTPATQQEALEKLSQIQGVLDVRESPALMGFTVTFVPSLTSSQQLSEVVASVKPLEVPTPSSEMQKGPTLSPSHTTGGGVALLKLSIEGMTCHSCTTTIEGKIGKLKGIEKIKVVLETQEATIVYLPYLITVQTITDQIVVAGFKAFVKSKPRPLQLSPSEIERLVDSQKPTVSSPSETSEDTEIFIDTTLITLRVKGMHCRSCVVNIQDNISKLPGVSSVEVSLEKEKASICYDPLKATVTQLQQAIEALPPGNFKVQPWDSSGVLSLVSVSPMPALSPPRPARATQAKPAASQPCFTQPLASVVNIHIEGMTCNSCVQSIEGMISQRKGVMSAEVSLADHQGAFEYDPLLTTPEELREAVEDMGFDAFLPETNSLLPAPNSSLLKSSSLALSKDKELDSDLHKETPQGRNGDAHSKCFIQIGGMTCASCVANIERNLKNEHGIYSVLVALMASKAEVRYNPELMDPGKIAECVKELGFTASVMENYEGSDGNLELVVRGMTCASCVHKIESSLMREKGIIYASVALATNKAHIKYDSEIKGPRDIIKLIENLGFEASLVKRDRTASHLDHSKEIRQWRKSFLVSLIFCVPVMGMMTYMIIMDHHMNVSHQHNATVEDRNHYHATMFLERQLLPGLSIMNLLSFLFCVPVQFIGGRYFYIQAYKAVKHRSANMDVLIVLATTIAFTYSLVVLIVAMVEKAKVNPITFFDTPPMLFVFISLGRWLEQIAKSKTSEALSKLMSLQATEATVVTLSSDKSLLSEEQVDVELVQRGDVVRVVPGGKFPVDGRVIEGHSMVDESLITGEAMPVTKKPGSSVIAGSINQNGSLLVSATHVGMDTTLSQIVKLVEEAQTSKAPIQQYADKISGYFVPFIVGISLLTLIAWIIIGFLDFSLVEKYFPGYDKSISRAEAVIRFAFQASITVLCIACPCSLGLATPTAVMVGTGVGAQNGILIKGGEPLEMAHKIQTVVFDKTGTITYGAPTVVEVKIVVEGNKMPRSRLLAIVGTAENNSEHPLGAAITKYCKQELGTESLGACTDFQAVPGCGIRCQVSNTENLLIQADSDSEDNNQRNTVLVQISDTRMSTSSHPLIMDPHPLSLVQTASYVVLIGNREWMRRNCLQIKPDIDEAMMEHERRGRTAVLVAVDNLLCAMIAIADTVKPEAELAVRTLTSMGLEVVLMTGDNSKTARAIAAQVGIRKVFAEVLPSHKVAKVEQLQQAGKRVAMVGDGVNDSPALAMADVGIAIGTGTDVAIEAADVVLIRNDLLDVVGSIDLSKKTVRRIRINFVFALIYNLVGIPIAAGVFMPIGLVLQPWMGSAAMALSSVSVVLSSLLLKCYTKPSAEQLEARLGNGRRQGSLSDVSVHIGMGEMRRPSPRLSLLDRIVNYSRVSINSLRSDKHSLNSLVLSEPDKHSLLVGEALCEEEFC from the exons ATGACACAGAAAGTCAATCTGTGTTCAGTTTCCCTTGGAGTGGAGGGTATGACTTGTGGCTCCTGTGTCCAGTCCATAGAGCAGCGCATCGGGTCACTGCCTGGAGTGATACATATAAAG gtgTCTTTAGAGCAGAAGAATGCCACTGTCATATTTGACCACAGCCAACAGGGCCCAGAGTCTCTGTCAGAGGCCATCGAGGACATGGGCTTTGAATCAAGTCTATCAGGCTCCAGCACAGCCACACCAGTCTCTACGGATACCCAGCTGATCCCCACCTCCGGCCTGACACCTGCAACCCAACAGGAAGCTTTGGAGAAGCTATCCCAGATTCAGGGAGTGTTGGATGTCAGAGAGAGCCCAGCTCTTATGGGTTTTACTGTTACCTTTGTTCCTTCCCTGACTTCTTCGCAGCAGCTGAGTGAGGTGGTGGCCAGCGTAAAGCCTCTGGAGGTCCCCACACCCAGCAGCGAAATGCAAAAAGGTCCAACTTTGTCTCCATCTCACACCACGGGAGGAGGGGTTGCACTCCTTAAGTTGAGCATTGAAGGAATGACCTGTCACTCCTGCACCACCACTATTGAAGGGAAGATTGGAAAACTGAAAGGGATTGAAAAGATCAAAG TTGTTTTAGAGACTCAGGAAGCTACAATTGTGTACCTGCCTTACCTCATCACTGTTCAAACCATCACCGACCAGATTGTTGTGGCCGGCTTCAAGGCGTTTGTCAAGTCTAAGCCTCGCCCTCTGCAGCTGTCCCCCAGCGAAATTGAACGTCTTGTTGATTCTCAAAAACCAACTGTCTCTTCGCCATCAGAGACATCAGAGGACACCGAAATCTTCATAGACACAACACTTATCACGCTCAGGGTGAAAGGCATGCACTGCCGTTCGTGCGTGGTGAATATCCAAGACAATATCTCTAAGCTGCCTGGTGTCTCTTCTGTGGAGGTCTCCCTGGAGAAGGAGAAGGCCTCCATCTGCTACGATCCTCTAAAGGCCACTGTGACTCAGTTGCAGCAGGCCATTGAGGCGCTGCCTCCGGGAAACTTCAAGGTTCAACCTTGGGACTCCTCTGGGGTTCTCAGTCTTGTTTCCGTATCACCCATGCCTGCCTTATCGCCACCTCGGCCTGCACGTGCAACCCAGGCCAAACCTGCTGCCTCCCAGCCTTGTTTTACCCAGCCTCTAGCATCTGTAGTTAATATTCACATCGAGGGCATGACATGCAACTCCTGTGTCCAGTCCATCGAGGGCATGATCTCCCAAAGGAAGGGGGTGATGTCAGCCGAGGTTTCTCTTGCTGATCACCAAGGGGCCTTTGAGTATGATCCCCTCCTGACCACACCAGAGGAGCTGAGGGAGGCTGTAGAGGACATGGGCTTTGATGCCTTCCTACCTG AGACCAATTCTCTACTGCCTGCACCAAATTCCAGTCTCTTAAAGTCTTCGAGTCTAGCACTTTCGAAAGATAAGGAGCTGGACAGTGACCTACACAAAGAAACCCCACAGGGACGCAACGGAGACGCGCACTCTAAATGCTTCATCCAAATTGGAGGGATGACCTGTGCTTCCTGTGTGGCAAACATCGAGAGAAACCTCAAGAATGAACATG GTATCTACTCGGTTCTGGTAGCACTAATGGCTAGTAAAGCAGAGGTGCGTTATAACCCTGAGCTCATGGACCCTGGGAAGATAGCGGAGTGTGTGAAAGAGCTGGGCTTCACTGCCTCTGTTATGGAGAACTATGAAGGTTCAGATGGAAACCTAGAACTAGTG GTCAGGGGAATGACGTGTGCCTCTTGTGTTCACAAAATCGAATCCAGCCTCATGAGAGAAAAGGGTATTATCTATGCCTCTGTTGCCTTGGCAACCAACAAAGCACACATTAAGTACGACTCAGAAATTAAAGGGCCGCGAGACATCATCAAGCTGATCGAG aatCTGGGGTTTGAAGCATCTTTGGTAAAGCGAGACCGCACTGCCAGTCACCTGGACCACAGCAAAGAGATACGACA GTGGAGGAAATCTTTCCTGGTGAGCTTGATTTTCTGTGTGCCTGTAATGGGCATGATGACCTACATGATTATCATGGACCACCACATGAATGTTTCACATCAACACAACGCCACAGTGGAGGACCGCAACCATTACCACGCCACCATGTTCCTGGAGAGACAGCTGCTCCCTGGCCTCTCCATCATGaacctcctctccttcctcttttgTGTGCCTGTACAG TTTATTGGAGGTCGCTACTTCTACATTCAAGCCTACAAAGCAGTCAAACACCGATCTGCCAACATGGATGTGCTAATAGTTCTGGCTACCACCATTGCCTTCACTTACTCACTGGTCGTCCTTATAGTGGCCATGGTGGAGAAGGCAAAAGTCAACCCCATCACCTTCTTTGACACACCGCCTATGCTCTTTGTCTTCATCTCCCTGGGGCGCTGGCTGGAGCAGATAGCCAAG AGCAAGACATCTGAGGCTTTGTCCAAGCTGATGTCTCTACAAGCAACTGAGGCCACAGTGGTCACTCTCAGCAGTGACAAGTCCCTTCTCAG TGAGGAGCAGGTGGATGTTGAGCTGGTGCAGAGGGGTGATGTGGTGAGAGTGGTTCCTGGAGGGAAGTTTCCAGTAGATGGGAGGGTCATCGAGGGACACTCAATGGTTGACGAGTCTCTGATCACAG GTGAGGCCATGCCAGTGACTAAGAAGCCCGGGAGCTCTGTGATTGCAGGCTCCATTAACCAGAATGGCTCTCTGCTCGTCAGTGCTACACATGTTGGCATGGACACCACGCTGTCTCAGATCGTCAAACTAGTAGAGGAGGCTCAGACTTCAAAG gcTCCCATCCAGCAGTATGCAGATAAGATCAGTGGCTACTTTGTACCATTCATTGTTGGCATATCCCTCCTCACGCTGATCGCCTGGATCATCATTGGGTTTTTAGACTTCTCTCTAGTGGAGAAGTACTTTCCT GGATACGACAAGAGCATTTCCAGGGCAGAGGCAGTGATTCGCTTCGCCTTTCAGGCCTCCATAACTGTATTATGCATCGCATGTCCCTGTTCCCTTGGCTTGGCAACCCCGACAGCTGTCATGGTGGGCACAGGGGTTGGAGCCCAAAATGGCATCCTGATTAAGGGAGGAGAGCCACTTGAGATGGCGCATAAG ATCCAGACGGTGGTGTTTGATAAGACTGGGACCATCACGTATGGTGCTCCGACGGTTGTCGAAGTCAAGATAGTTGTGGAGGGGAACAAGATGCCTCGTTCCCGACTGCTGGCCATCGTGGGCACCGCTGAGAACAACAGTGAACATCCTCTGGGAGCAGCTATCACCAAATACTGCAAACAG GAGCTTGGCACAGAGTCTCTTGGCGCGTGCACCGACTTTCAGGCAGTGCCGGGCTGTGGCATCCGATGTCAGGTCAGCAACACCGAGAACCTGCTGATACAGGCAGACAGCGACAGTGAGGACAACAACCAGCGCAACACTGTTCTGGTCCAGATCAGTGATACCCGGATGTCCACCAGCTCCCATCCACTTATCATGGACCCACACCCACTAA GCCTTGTCCAGACAGCCTCCTATGTTGTCCTGATTGGCAATAGAGAGTGGATGAGGAGGAATTGCCTGCAGATCAAACCAGATATAGATGAGGCAATGATGGAGCATGAGCGCAGAGGACGCACTGCTGTTCTAGTAGCTGTAGACA ATCTGCTGTGTGCGATGATAGCCATAGCAGACACAGTGAAACCAGAGGCTGAGCTGGCAGTCCGCACTCTGACCAGCATGGGTCTGGAAGTTGTGCTGATGACCGGAGACAACAGCAAGACAGCACGAGCCATTGCTGCTCAG GTGGGTATCAGGAAGGTGTTTGCCGAGGTGCTGCCCTCCCACAAGGTGGCTAAGGTGGAACAGCTGCAGCAGGCTGGAAAGAGAGTAGCCATGGTGGGCGACGGTGTCAACGACTCACCTGCTCTAGCCATGGCTGACGTGGGCATCGCCATAGGAACCGGGACAGATGTGGCCATAGAGGCAGCAGATGTGGTGTTGATTAGG AATGACCTCCTGGATGTGGTGGGCAGCATCGACCTCTCTAAAAAGACTGTCAGGAGGATCAGGATCAACTTTGTATTTGCTCTCATCTACAACCTGGTTGGCATTCCTATTGCTGCTG gtGTATTCATGCCCATTGGTCTGGTGTTACAGCCGTGGATGGGCTCTGCTGCTATGGCGCTGTCGTCCGTCTCTGTGGTTTTATCGTCCCTGCTCCTCAAATG tTACACTAAGCCCAGTGCTGAGCAGCTGGAGGCCAGACTGGGCAACGGCAGGCGGCAGGGCAGCCTGTCCGATGTCAGCGTCCACATCGGCATGGGCGAGATGCGTCGTCCCTCCCCGAGACTCAGCCTGCTGGACCGCATTGTCAACTACAGTCGTGTCTCCATCAACTCCCTGCGCTCGGACAAGCACTCTCTCAACAGCTTGGTGCTCAGTGAGCCCGACAAACACTCACTGCTGGTGGGGGAGGCGCTGTGTGAGGAGGAGTTTTGCTGA
- the sfxn1 gene encoding sideroflexin-1: MAAELSTSINIKEPRWDQTTFVGRAKHFFTVTDPRNILLTDEQLAHAHKVVTDYRKGIVSPGLTEDELWRAKYVFDSAFHPDTGEKMILIGRMSAQVPMNMTITGCMMTFYKTTPAVLLWQWINQSFNAIVNYTNRSGDAPITVSQLGTAYVSATTGAVATALGLNALTKHISPLIGRFVPFAAVAAANCINIPLMRQRELQHGIPITDENDNRLGESTKAAQQAISQVVVSRILMASPGMAIPPFLMNHLEKKAFLRKFPWMSAPIQVSLVGFCLVFATPLCCALFPQKSSMPVSRLEPELQEKIRASHPGVERVYFNKGL, from the exons ATGGCAGCAGAGCTATCCACTTCCATAAACATCAAGGAGCCCCGGTGGGACCAGACCACATTTGTAGGTCGGGCTAAACATTTCTTCACTGTCACAGACCCCAGGAACATTCTCCTCACCGACGAACAACtagcacatgcacacaaagtCGTCACTGACTACAG GAAAGGTATAGTCTCTCCAGGACTGACAGAAGATGAACTGTGGAgagcaaaatatgtttttgattCGGCTTTCCACCCTGATACTGGGGAGAAGATGATTCTGATTGGCCGCATGTCCGCACAGGTTCCAATGAACATGACGATCACTGGATGCATGATGACATTTTACAA GACGACTCCAGCTGTGCTGCTGTGGCAGTGGATCAATCAGTCTTTTAATGCAATAGTCAATTACACCAACAGGAGCGGTGATGCTCCAATCACGGTCAG TCAGCTTGGCACAGCTTATGTGTCTGCCACCACAGGGGCAGTCGCCACCGCTCTAGGACTAAATGCACTAACAAAG CACATCTCCCCCCTGATTGGTCGGTTTGTTCCATTTGCTGCTGTAGCTGCTGCTAACTGTATCAACATCCCACTGATGAGACAAAG AGAACTTCAACACGGCATTCCCATAACAGATGAGAATGACAACAGGTTAGGCGAGTCGACGAAAGCTGCACAGCAGGCTATCTCTCAGGTTGTGGTGTCCAGGATCCTCATGGCTTCTCCAGGAATGG CAATCCCCCCGTTTTTAATGAACCACCTGGAAAAGAAGGCCTTTCTGAGG AAGTTCCCATGGATGAGTGCACCTATTCAAGTCAGCCTGGTGGGATTCTG CCTGGTGTTTGCCACTCCACTGTGCTGTGCATTGTTCCCTCAGAAGAG CTCTATGCCAGTCAGCCGCCTGGAGCCGGAGCTGCAGGAAAAAATCCGGGCCAGCCACCCCGGAGTGGAGAGGGTCTACTTCAACAAAGGGCTATGA
- the LOC120567416 gene encoding serine/threonine-protein phosphatase 2A catalytic subunit alpha isoform isoform X3, whose translation MIAKEILTKESNVQEVRCPVTVCGDVHGQFHDLMELFKIGGKSPDTNYLFMGDYVDRGYYSVETVSLLVSLKVRFRERITILRGNHESRQITQVYGFYDECLRKYGNANVWKYFTDLFDYLPLTALVDNQIFCLHGGLSPSIDTLEHIRALDRLQEVPHEGPMCDLLWSDPDDRGGWGISPRGAGYTFGQDISETFNHANGLTLVSRAHQLVMEGYNWCHDRNVVTIFSAPNYCYRCGNQAAIMELDDTLKYSFLQFDPAPRRGEPHVTRRTPDYFL comes from the exons ATGatt GCCAAGGAGATCCTGACAAAGGAGTCCAATGTGCAGGAGGTGAGATGTCCGGTGACAGTCTGCGGGGATGTCCATGGTCAGTTTCATGACCTAATGGAGCTGTTTAAGATCGGGGGGAAGTCTCCAGACACTAACTATCTCTTCATGGGAGACTATGTGGACAGAGGCTACTATTCTGTGGAGACAGTTAGTCTCCTGGTTTCTCTTaag GTAAGGTTCCGTGAACGAATCACAATTCTCAGAGGGAACCACGAGAGCAGACAGATCACACAAGTGTACGGCTTCTACGACGAGTGCTTAAGGAAATATGGAAATGCAAATGTTTGGAAGTACTTCACAGATCTGTTTGACTATCTGCCCCTTACTGCACTGGTAGATAATCAG ATTTTCTGCCTCCATGGAGGATTGTCTCCTTCAATAGACACACTGGAACACATCAGAGCGCTGGATCGCTTGCAGGAGGTTCCTCATGAG GGTCCAATGTGTGACTTGTTATGGTCGGACCCAGATGACCGTGGTGGCTGGGGCATCTCCCCCCGTGGTGCTGGTTACACCTTCGGGCAGGACATTTCTGAGACCTTCAACCACGCAAACGGCCTAACTTTGGTTTCAAGAGCCCACCAGCTGGTGATGGAG GGATACAATTGGTGCCACGACCGCAATGTAGTGACCATCTTCAGCGCACCAAACTATTGTTATCGTTGTGGAAACCAGGCAGCAATCATGGAACTTGATGACACATTGAAATACTCCTT CCTACAGTTCGACCCTGCACCTCGCAGAGGGGAGCCGCATGTGACGCGGCGCACGCCAGACTATTTCCTGTAA
- the LOC120567416 gene encoding serine/threonine-protein phosphatase 2A catalytic subunit beta isoform isoform X2, giving the protein MVHLRDSSGAAGSSARCPSPSALLEQGYTLKMAKEILTKESNVQEVRCPVTVCGDVHGQFHDLMELFKIGGKSPDTNYLFMGDYVDRGYYSVETVSLLVSLKVRFRERITILRGNHESRQITQVYGFYDECLRKYGNANVWKYFTDLFDYLPLTALVDNQIFCLHGGLSPSIDTLEHIRALDRLQEVPHEGPMCDLLWSDPDDRGGWGISPRGAGYTFGQDISETFNHANGLTLVSRAHQLVMEGYNWCHDRNVVTIFSAPNYCYRCGNQAAIMELDDTLKYSFLQFDPAPRRGEPHVTRRTPDYFL; this is encoded by the exons ATGGTTCATTTACGGGATAGTTCCGGTGCTGCCGGAAGTTCTGCCAGATGcccctcaccttctgctttaTTGGAGCAAggttacacgctgaaaatg GCCAAGGAGATCCTGACAAAGGAGTCCAATGTGCAGGAGGTGAGATGTCCGGTGACAGTCTGCGGGGATGTCCATGGTCAGTTTCATGACCTAATGGAGCTGTTTAAGATCGGGGGGAAGTCTCCAGACACTAACTATCTCTTCATGGGAGACTATGTGGACAGAGGCTACTATTCTGTGGAGACAGTTAGTCTCCTGGTTTCTCTTaag GTAAGGTTCCGTGAACGAATCACAATTCTCAGAGGGAACCACGAGAGCAGACAGATCACACAAGTGTACGGCTTCTACGACGAGTGCTTAAGGAAATATGGAAATGCAAATGTTTGGAAGTACTTCACAGATCTGTTTGACTATCTGCCCCTTACTGCACTGGTAGATAATCAG ATTTTCTGCCTCCATGGAGGATTGTCTCCTTCAATAGACACACTGGAACACATCAGAGCGCTGGATCGCTTGCAGGAGGTTCCTCATGAG GGTCCAATGTGTGACTTGTTATGGTCGGACCCAGATGACCGTGGTGGCTGGGGCATCTCCCCCCGTGGTGCTGGTTACACCTTCGGGCAGGACATTTCTGAGACCTTCAACCACGCAAACGGCCTAACTTTGGTTTCAAGAGCCCACCAGCTGGTGATGGAG GGATACAATTGGTGCCACGACCGCAATGTAGTGACCATCTTCAGCGCACCAAACTATTGTTATCGTTGTGGAAACCAGGCAGCAATCATGGAACTTGATGACACATTGAAATACTCCTT CCTACAGTTCGACCCTGCACCTCGCAGAGGGGAGCCGCATGTGACGCGGCGCACGCCAGACTATTTCCTGTAA
- the LOC120567416 gene encoding serine/threonine-protein phosphatase 2A catalytic subunit alpha isoform isoform X1, with amino-acid sequence MDDKSFTKELDGWIEQLNECKQLSENQVKVLCEKAKEILTKESNVQEVRCPVTVCGDVHGQFHDLMELFKIGGKSPDTNYLFMGDYVDRGYYSVETVSLLVSLKVRFRERITILRGNHESRQITQVYGFYDECLRKYGNANVWKYFTDLFDYLPLTALVDNQIFCLHGGLSPSIDTLEHIRALDRLQEVPHEGPMCDLLWSDPDDRGGWGISPRGAGYTFGQDISETFNHANGLTLVSRAHQLVMEGYNWCHDRNVVTIFSAPNYCYRCGNQAAIMELDDTLKYSFLQFDPAPRRGEPHVTRRTPDYFL; translated from the exons ATGGACGACAAGTCATTCACCAAGGAGTTGGACGGATGGATTGAACAACTGAATGAGTGCAAACAGCTGAGCGAGAATCAGGTCAAAGTCCTATGTGAAAAG GCCAAGGAGATCCTGACAAAGGAGTCCAATGTGCAGGAGGTGAGATGTCCGGTGACAGTCTGCGGGGATGTCCATGGTCAGTTTCATGACCTAATGGAGCTGTTTAAGATCGGGGGGAAGTCTCCAGACACTAACTATCTCTTCATGGGAGACTATGTGGACAGAGGCTACTATTCTGTGGAGACAGTTAGTCTCCTGGTTTCTCTTaag GTAAGGTTCCGTGAACGAATCACAATTCTCAGAGGGAACCACGAGAGCAGACAGATCACACAAGTGTACGGCTTCTACGACGAGTGCTTAAGGAAATATGGAAATGCAAATGTTTGGAAGTACTTCACAGATCTGTTTGACTATCTGCCCCTTACTGCACTGGTAGATAATCAG ATTTTCTGCCTCCATGGAGGATTGTCTCCTTCAATAGACACACTGGAACACATCAGAGCGCTGGATCGCTTGCAGGAGGTTCCTCATGAG GGTCCAATGTGTGACTTGTTATGGTCGGACCCAGATGACCGTGGTGGCTGGGGCATCTCCCCCCGTGGTGCTGGTTACACCTTCGGGCAGGACATTTCTGAGACCTTCAACCACGCAAACGGCCTAACTTTGGTTTCAAGAGCCCACCAGCTGGTGATGGAG GGATACAATTGGTGCCACGACCGCAATGTAGTGACCATCTTCAGCGCACCAAACTATTGTTATCGTTGTGGAAACCAGGCAGCAATCATGGAACTTGATGACACATTGAAATACTCCTT CCTACAGTTCGACCCTGCACCTCGCAGAGGGGAGCCGCATGTGACGCGGCGCACGCCAGACTATTTCCTGTAA
- the atp5po gene encoding ATP synthase subunit O, mitochondrial, which yields MAALMLGQQVRQFSTSVVRPASKLVKPPIQVYGVEGRYATALFSAASKQKNLDQVEQELKKVSVLIKDPNLSGIVMNPHVRRSVKQKTFNDALTKAKVSPITVNLINVLSDNGRLPRTGDVITAFGKMMSAHRGEVICTVTTAQPLDEANLADLKVALKGFLQKGETIKLETKSDSSILGGMIVSIGDKYVDMSTKTKIQKLTKLIRET from the exons ATGGCAGCACTCATGCTAGGGCAGCAG gTCCGCCAGTTCAGCACGTCTGTGGTCAGACCTGCATCAAAACTGGTTAAG CCTCCCATCCAGGTTTATGGAGTGGAGGGCCGCTATGCTACTGCTCTGTTCTCAGCGGCCAGTAAGCAGAAGAATCTGGACCAAGTGGAGCAGGAGCTCAAAAAAGTGTCT GTTCTGATCAAGGACCCCAATCTTTCTGGTATTGTGATGAATCCTCATGTAAGGCGCAGTGTCAAGCAGAAGACTTTCAATGATGCTCTTACGAAGGCCAAGGTTTCACCCATCACTGTCAACCTCATCA aTGTTTTGTCTGACAACGGTCGTCTTCCTCGAACTGGTGATGTTATCACTGCCTTTGGCAAGATGATGAGTGCACACCGTGGAGAGGTCATCTGCACCGTCACCACTGCTCAG CCTTTGGACGAAGCTAATCTTGCTGACCTGAAAGTAGCGCTCAAGGGCTTCCTTCAGAAGGGTGAAACTATCAAGCTAGAAACAAAG TCTGATTCTTCAATCCTGGGGGGTATGATCGTCAGTATCGGGGACAAGTATGTGGACATGTCTACCAAAACAAAGATTCAGAAGCTGACCAAGCTCATCAGGGAAACTTAA